TGTTGCCCCTGGGCCGCTGACAACGCGCTTTCTGCCGCGCCCCAAGCCTCGTCCGGGTCGGCAGCGACTACCCCGCGGAGGAGCCTATCCGTGCCAGGGGATCCCCACCGCGAGCGAGACCAGGGTCAGTACCGCGATCACCCAGAGGTAGGGGGCGAACATCCTGAAGCGGCCCATGCGGAGCAGGCGGAAGAGCCAAGCCAGCGCCAGGTAGCCGGTGACGAAAGAGGCGACCGTCATGGCAGCGAGCGCCGCGAGGGGTATCTGGGCGCCGCGTACTTCGGAGACTCCCAAAAGGGCGACGCCCAGCGAAGCCACGAGGTAGAGCAGGAACGAGAAGCGGGCCGCGAGTGCGCCCTCGGCACCCCGTCCCAGCATCGTTGCGATGGTCATTCCCGAGCGTGAGATGCCGGGTGTGACCGCGACACCCTGGGCGACGCCGGTGATCAGGGCATCGCGGAAGGTCAGGTCGTGCGGGCTCTTCTTCGTCCCTGACC
This genomic window from Trueperaceae bacterium contains:
- a CDS encoding undecaprenyl-diphosphate phosphatase: MSVFEAIVLGVVQGLTEFLPVSSSGHLVLANYYFGFSGPGESLALAVDIATNTGTLLAVLIYLRRDVAMALGGFFAGVAGAAGRRTDGWRLALLVLAGSVPTAIIGLLLKEVFHSLNRPLPVALALIVTGLVLWFTPRSGTKKSPHDLTFRDALITGVAQGVAVTPGISRSGMTIATMLGRGAEGALAARFSFLLYLVASLGVALLGVSEVRGAQIPLAALAAMTVASFVTGYLALAWLFRLLRMGRFRMFAPYLWVIAVLTLVSLAVGIPWHG